From the Paenibacillus sp. R14(2021) genome, the window TCCAGCAGCGACCGAATGCCAAGCGGATCCAAGCCGAGGAAAGGCTCGTCGATGACGTAGAGAGAAGGACGAGCCAGCAGGGCATTCATGATCATGACTTTCTGCCGCATCCCTTTGGATAAATGTGATGCAAACGCCTTTCGCTTAGGCAGCATATAGAACTCTTCCAGCAAACCCTCGCTTCTCTGATTGAAGGCCGCCTCTTCGACATCATAGGCCATCCCCGTTAACCGAAGATGCTCTTCCACCGTCAGCTCGTCAAAAAGCAGCGGCGTCTCCGGCACGTAAGCCAGCGAATGGCGATAATGCTCAGGCTCTTCCGCAAGCGTGTGGCCGCCAATGCGAATTTCGCCTTCATGCGCCTGCATTAGGCCCAAGATATGTTTAATCGCTGTGCTTTTGCCTGCGCCGTTCAAGCCGATCAGACCAACCATTTCACCTGCGCCGACTTCAAAATTCAAATCATGCAGAACCGGCCGACGTGGACTGTACCCGCCGGTCAGCCCTTTCACTTCCAATACGGGCTTCATCGCGCTCACCTCATCATTCTCACCCTGAATTTTACCAAATTATCGAAGAAATGAAAAACAAGCGGCTGCCCGGGTCATCGCTCATGACCGGGACAGCCGCTTGATTGCTTCTCGCTTTATTGCTTCTATTGAAGACTACGCGATAATTTTGATAGAGTAAACCACATTGTTCAGCACAGTAAGCTCAACGGCTTGACCGCTCGTAAGCAGTGCTGCATTGCCGACGATGGCAGCATCCGGGGATACGTTATACACGAGCGCTTGCGTACTGCCGTTTACGTCTTTCGTAATGGAAACCGTTGCGATCTTGCCTTGGGCATTCAGCGCGAGCGAGTTGAATGTGCCTGTCTGCGTCGTTACGGCCGGCTGATCAACTGCGGATTTCGTTACTTCAATGAATACCACTTTGTTCTGGTACGTGCGGACAAGCACTTCGTCGCCGGCTTTCAGGGACGTAACTGCTGCTTTCACGTTATCACGGAAAATAAAGACATTGGGATCAAGCGCCAGCGCAACTTCGCTGTTGTCTGCCTTCACGACCGTAATCGAGCCGTTCGTCGCCGCTGCTTTCAGCTTGCCGGTAATTGCCGTCGCATCGTGATCCGGAAGTTGCTCGTCCGTACGGCCAAGCAAAGCTGCCAGCTCGGCACGAGTTACAGGCTGATTCGGACGGAACGTGTTGTCTTGGTAGCCGGTGATCAAGCCTTTCTCGATCGCGACTTCGACATAGCCGACGGAGCCGGCCGGAATTTTATCCGCGTCGCGGAATGTAAGCTGCGTGTTTACTTTCGCTTTCGCTTCCGCTTCTAGGCCCATCGCCTTCACGAGCAGCGTTGCCGCGAACAAACGCGTCGCGGGCTTGTCCGCTTGAATCGCATTTTCCGTCTCCGAGAACAAGTCCTTCTCCAGAGCGACTGCTACATAACCGACTGCCCATGGGTATTTGCGCGCCAGCTGATCCGCATCCTTGAAATTCAGCTTCGTGCTCATTTCAGCCTGCGATTCCGCCTGCTCGCGAAGCCCCATCAAGCGCACCGCTGCAACGATGGATTCAATGCGGGTAATTTCCTTCTGCGGCTTGAACGTGCCGTCCTCGTAGCCGTTGAATACGCCCTTGGATGCCAGACGAATGATATATTCCAGCGCCCATTTCAAGTCCTTCTCGTCTTCGAAGTGAAGATTGATGCCGCCTTTGTGATTGTTATTATTTTTAACGTTATGGTTGTCGTTTCCTTTGCCGTTGTGTCCGTGTCCTTTACCGTCAGCAAATGCGCTAGTCGCGCCGCCTGCCAAGGTCAGTAACGCCATAGATGTAATTGCCGCCTTTTTAAACATGGCTTTTTTCATGGTGCTGCCACTCTCCTCGCGAATGCGGTCAATGCCGCTTATTTACTTTCGCTCATACCGTTCGGGAGCAACCCGTTTATTTTAGGGGGTACAGCCGAAAGTTTTGTCAAAGTTCGAAAGAAAACAGCGTCGAATAATGCCTCCTGAAAGGTGCCTGAATGCAGGTTTCATGCATGGTTTATGAATTTAAATCCTACGGATTTGAGCGGCTTCGCCTAAGACCCCTCGCCCAAGATAAACGCCAAAAAAAGCCGCCCCGGCCATCCGAAGATGACGTTTGGGCAGCTCTTGAGCTCGTGCATATTGTCTGCGATCAGCAGCAAGCTATTGCGGCTCTCCGTCGCGTTTGGCTTTCAGCCACTTCGGCGCGCCTTTGTTTTTGCGTTCGCGTTCCAGTTCTTTTTTGGATTTAACTTGCGGTTTAGCCGCCGCTTTGGGCTGCGCACTGCTTCTTGCTCCTGTTCCGTCATCGGAACCGCCCGCTCCCCGCTCCAAGGAACGCTCGCCCGATCGAACAGGTGCCGACGGTTTGCGGACAGCCTGCCCCGTCGATGGTCCGGCGGCCAGTCTGGCTCCTGTACGCTCAGCGCCGCTATCGCTTCTTCCATTGGCGCCGCCGCGGCCGCCTCGTTCATACTCCCGGCTGCCCTGCTCTTCGCCCGGACTCCATAATTTGCCCCGAGCCATCACCTTCTCCTGCAGATCAATGCCGAGCTTCTTGCGGAACTTATCCATGATGAACAGCTGGCTGCGCGTCACAATGGAGACGACGGTACCGGATTTGCCCATGCGTCCCGTCCGGCCGGAACGGTGCACGTAGTGATCCGCATCCAGTGCAGGGTCCAAATGAACGACGAGCGGCAGATCGACAATATCAAGTCCTCTCGCCGCCACGTCTGTAGCCAACAGAATTTGGATCCTTCCGTCACGGAACCGGGCAAGCGTTGCCGCACGGCGCTGCTTGTCCGCATCGCCATACAAGGTTTCCACCGAGAAACCCTCGTAGGCAAGCTTGGCTTCATAGTTGGCGATCTCATCCGTTTCATTGATGAACAATAGCGCCGCTGCCGGCTTTAGCAGCCTGATCAATCTTCGCGCTGTATCCACTTTATCGCGCTTGTCACAGACGATGTAATAGTGGGCCACCTGCTTGCCCGCATTCTGATCAGGACTAACGTTCACCTGCTTCGGCTCCCGCATCCACCTTTCCTCAACATCCGCCATCTCCTGCGGTCTCGTCGCGGAGAAGAAAGCGATCTGCCGGTCGCGTAGCATACCCTTCAGCAAGGTCTCCACCTCGATCGTGGAACCCAAATTAAACACTTGATCCGCTTCGTCGATAATGACAAGACGGATGCCGTGCAGCTTCAGCTTGCCGGACTTCACCAGCTCGTGAATGCGTCCCGGCGTTCCGACTACGATATGCGGATGCTCGCGAAGCTTCTCTACTTGGCGCTGCATCGATGCGCCCCCGATCAGCTGCTGCGTCTTCACGCCGATCGCTTCGCCGTACGTCTCCGCTACGCGGAATATCTGCATCGCGAG encodes:
- a CDS encoding DEAD/DEAH box helicase codes for the protein MNLTWESLELRPQLVEALRTNKIETPTPVQAETIPLLLAGHDISAKSQTGTGKTLAYMLPALQRVDVARSGVQVMVLAPTQELAMQIFRVAETYGEAIGVKTQQLIGGASMQRQVEKLREHPHIVVGTPGRIHELVKSGKLKLHGIRLVIIDEADQVFNLGSTIEVETLLKGMLRDRQIAFFSATRPQEMADVEERWMREPKQVNVSPDQNAGKQVAHYYIVCDKRDKVDTARRLIRLLKPAAALLFINETDEIANYEAKLAYEGFSVETLYGDADKQRRAATLARFRDGRIQILLATDVAARGLDIVDLPLVVHLDPALDADHYVHRSGRTGRMGKSGTVVSIVTRSQLFIMDKFRKKLGIDLQEKVMARGKLWSPGEEQGSREYERGGRGGANGRSDSGAERTGARLAAGPSTGQAVRKPSAPVRSGERSLERGAGGSDDGTGARSSAQPKAAAKPQVKSKKELERERKNKGAPKWLKAKRDGEPQ
- a CDS encoding S-layer homology domain-containing protein, with the translated sequence MKKAMFKKAAITSMALLTLAGGATSAFADGKGHGHNGKGNDNHNVKNNNNHKGGINLHFEDEKDLKWALEYIIRLASKGVFNGYEDGTFKPQKEITRIESIVAAVRLMGLREQAESQAEMSTKLNFKDADQLARKYPWAVGYVAVALEKDLFSETENAIQADKPATRLFAATLLVKAMGLEAEAKAKVNTQLTFRDADKIPAGSVGYVEVAIEKGLITGYQDNTFRPNQPVTRAELAALLGRTDEQLPDHDATAITGKLKAAATNGSITVVKADNSEVALALDPNVFIFRDNVKAAVTSLKAGDEVLVRTYQNKVVFIEVTKSAVDQPAVTTQTGTFNSLALNAQGKIATVSITKDVNGSTQALVYNVSPDAAIVGNAALLTSGQAVELTVLNNVVYSIKIIA
- a CDS encoding ABC transporter ATP-binding protein; its protein translation is MKPVLEVKGLTGGYSPRRPVLHDLNFEVGAGEMVGLIGLNGAGKSTAIKHILGLMQAHEGEIRIGGHTLAEEPEHYRHSLAYVPETPLLFDELTVEEHLRLTGMAYDVEEAAFNQRSEGLLEEFYMLPKRKAFASHLSKGMRQKVMIMNALLARPSLYVIDEPFLGLDPLGIRSLLDKLVEVTKEGSSVFMSSHILSTVESYCSRFIVLHQGVIVAQGTLADVCGAAGMSRDGGAGSLEEAFYRLVADGGTHGSFR